One window of Paenibacillus sp. FSL K6-3182 genomic DNA carries:
- a CDS encoding DNA translocase FtsK — protein sequence MAKKKRRKKSIGTNLKYEVYGILLITISIIALSGEAAVGRSLSKLFGLVLGKFYFVLALIGIVIGLAVMIKRTWPKGWTNKRTGLFIMVLAFTLMSSISEIDQKLSPTADLTGSLIFKQLSSDLQLSLISVPAENDLPIRDKEISGGFVGAIQYSLFFSLFGYYGAKLIMFVMFAISIMLMTGKSYVELGRLVTTRGNRMFKLLAAKWEKRASLRAAAAAQASANVGQADFDDDDETIDDDHESYVAAPPKKKKRRSLFFSWRQDQDEEESDISSHPQDEWVFEPNGTDTLASAKPAWQNDIEPPWEKSGADLHTELNPDIHEHDSTPPWENAGDGLIIDHEPLVPNHDEAWDQTNPIQELANSDLLNDTLEEAEDDTDLLEPEIIAAGANSSEALVYEEDTEQPIPKRPIAEANAPKPYLLPPFTLLTKPNLMSKNADASDMYDSRRKLEATLESFGVRAKVLDVVRGPAVTRYEVQPATGVKVSRIVGLTDDIALALAAKDIRMEAPIPGKSAIGIEVPNMEVSVVTMREVMETTAFQNAASKLSIAFGRDISGQTIVGNLAKMPHLLVAGATGSGKSVCINGIITSILYKAAPDEVKFLMIDPKMVELNVYNGIPHLLAPVVTNPKRASLALKKIVVEMESRYELFSKSATRNIEGYNNLMADNPAAVLPYIVVIVDELADLMMVAANDVEDSIARLAQMARAAGIHLIIATQRPSVDVITGVIKANIPSRIAFGVSSQVDSRTILDMVGAEKLLGRGDMLFLPVGMSKPIRVQGAFLSDQEVESLVNYARGQAEAQYKEDLVPEVEEESTDGNEMLDELYDQAVQVILEAKQASVSLLQRRMRIGYTRAARLIDQMEARSIVGPYEGSKPREVLITLDQFQAGRASS from the coding sequence TTGGCAAAGAAAAAGAGACGAAAAAAATCAATTGGCACAAACTTAAAATATGAAGTATATGGAATTTTGCTTATTACAATATCAATTATTGCCCTCTCTGGAGAGGCGGCTGTCGGGCGCTCGTTATCCAAGCTATTTGGGCTTGTGCTCGGCAAGTTTTATTTTGTATTAGCACTAATTGGGATTGTCATTGGACTTGCAGTCATGATCAAACGCACTTGGCCTAAAGGATGGACGAACAAGCGAACAGGCTTGTTTATTATGGTACTTGCGTTTACACTTATGAGCTCCATATCTGAAATTGATCAAAAGCTGAGCCCTACGGCTGATTTGACAGGGTCTTTGATTTTTAAGCAGCTTAGCAGTGATTTGCAATTATCTTTAATAAGTGTACCAGCCGAAAATGATTTACCGATCAGAGACAAAGAAATAAGTGGTGGTTTTGTAGGCGCTATTCAATATTCATTATTTTTCTCTTTGTTCGGGTATTATGGCGCGAAGCTTATTATGTTTGTTATGTTCGCGATCTCTATCATGCTTATGACAGGTAAGTCGTATGTGGAGTTAGGGCGATTGGTTACGACCCGTGGCAATCGTATGTTCAAGCTGCTTGCAGCTAAATGGGAGAAGCGAGCTTCCCTGCGTGCTGCCGCAGCAGCACAAGCGAGTGCCAATGTTGGACAGGCTGATTTCGATGATGATGATGAAACAATTGATGACGATCATGAAAGTTATGTTGCTGCTCCTCCTAAGAAGAAGAAAAGAAGATCCTTGTTTTTCTCTTGGAGACAGGATCAAGATGAGGAAGAGTCTGATATATCCAGTCATCCACAGGATGAATGGGTGTTCGAGCCAAATGGAACGGATACGCTTGCAAGCGCGAAGCCTGCCTGGCAAAATGATATCGAACCGCCTTGGGAGAAATCCGGCGCTGATTTACATACAGAATTGAATCCAGATATTCATGAGCATGACAGCACGCCGCCATGGGAAAATGCTGGTGATGGTCTTATAATCGACCATGAGCCGCTTGTGCCTAATCATGATGAAGCATGGGACCAAACGAATCCTATTCAGGAATTAGCTAATTCAGATCTGCTTAACGATACTCTGGAAGAGGCTGAGGATGATACAGATTTATTGGAGCCTGAAATAATCGCGGCTGGTGCTAATTCTTCAGAAGCGCTTGTGTATGAGGAAGATACGGAGCAACCGATTCCGAAACGTCCTATTGCCGAAGCAAACGCACCTAAGCCTTACCTGCTGCCGCCTTTTACGCTGCTTACTAAACCGAATTTAATGAGTAAAAATGCAGATGCATCCGACATGTACGACTCTCGCCGAAAGCTGGAAGCAACGCTGGAAAGCTTTGGCGTACGTGCTAAGGTACTGGATGTTGTTCGCGGTCCAGCAGTAACTCGTTATGAAGTTCAGCCGGCAACGGGCGTTAAAGTAAGCCGAATTGTTGGTTTAACGGATGATATTGCTCTTGCGTTAGCGGCTAAGGATATCCGTATGGAGGCACCGATTCCGGGGAAATCAGCTATAGGGATAGAAGTACCAAATATGGAGGTTTCCGTCGTAACAATGCGAGAGGTAATGGAAACCACTGCGTTTCAAAATGCTGCGTCCAAATTGTCTATCGCGTTCGGCCGAGATATATCGGGACAGACGATTGTAGGCAACTTAGCCAAAATGCCCCATTTGCTTGTAGCAGGTGCTACAGGTTCCGGTAAATCCGTTTGTATTAACGGCATTATTACGAGTATTTTGTATAAGGCTGCGCCAGACGAGGTTAAATTTCTTATGATTGACCCAAAAATGGTTGAGCTGAACGTATACAATGGGATTCCGCATTTGCTCGCTCCTGTTGTTACGAATCCAAAGCGTGCTTCTCTGGCTCTAAAGAAAATTGTTGTTGAGATGGAAAGCCGCTATGAGCTTTTCTCCAAATCCGCAACTCGCAATATCGAAGGCTACAACAATTTAATGGCCGATAACCCTGCAGCTGTTCTACCTTATATCGTTGTTATTGTGGACGAGCTTGCTGACTTGATGATGGTTGCTGCAAACGATGTAGAGGACTCCATTGCAAGGCTTGCTCAAATGGCGCGTGCAGCTGGTATTCATCTTATCATTGCAACGCAGCGGCCATCAGTCGATGTCATTACGGGCGTTATTAAAGCGAACATTCCATCCCGTATTGCTTTTGGTGTATCTTCTCAGGTAGACTCTCGGACCATTCTTGATATGGTAGGAGCGGAAAAGCTGCTTGGTCGCGGTGATATGCTTTTCTTGCCGGTTGGGATGTCAAAGCCGATCAGGGTGCAAGGGGCCTTTTTATCCGATCAAGAAGTAGAATCATTAGTAAACTACGCACGCGGTCAAGCCGAAGCGCAGTATAAAGAGGATCTTGTACCGGAAGTTGAGGAGGAATCAACGGATGGGAACGAAATGCTGGATGAGCTTTATGATCAGGCCGTACAAGTGATATTGGAAGCGAAGCAGGCATCGGTTTCCTTGCTGCAGCGGCGGATGAGAATTGGCTATACTAGAGCGGCAAGATTGATTGACCAAATGGAGGCTCGCTCTATTGTTGGTCCTTATGAAGGCAGTAAGCCGCGGGAAGTGCTAATTACACTCGATCAATTTCAAGCTGGAAGAGCTAGCTCATAA
- a CDS encoding dipicolinate synthase subunit B, which translates to MNWAGITVGYALSGSHCTFAEVMPEIKRFVDAGANVVPIVSNTLMTTDTRFGKSEDWQTQLKAITGNELISTIVQAEPLGPSKLLDVLVIAPCTGNTTSRLANAITDSAVLMAAKAQMRNGRPLVLAISTNDGLGLNAANIAKLLVAKHIYFVPFGQDNPVQKPNSLVARMDLVLEACEAALSGKQLQPLLVERHS; encoded by the coding sequence ATGAATTGGGCTGGAATTACGGTGGGTTATGCATTGTCAGGCTCACATTGTACGTTTGCTGAAGTTATGCCTGAAATTAAGCGGTTCGTCGATGCGGGGGCCAATGTGGTGCCGATCGTTTCGAATACACTTATGACAACGGACACTAGATTTGGAAAGTCCGAGGATTGGCAAACACAGTTAAAAGCGATTACCGGAAATGAACTTATTTCGACCATTGTGCAGGCGGAGCCACTTGGGCCTTCTAAGCTGCTGGACGTTCTCGTCATAGCACCTTGCACAGGAAATACGACAAGCCGACTTGCAAATGCGATTACGGACAGCGCAGTACTTATGGCTGCAAAAGCCCAAATGCGCAACGGCCGTCCGCTGGTTCTTGCTATTTCGACAAATGATGGACTTGGTTTAAATGCCGCTAACATAGCGAAGCTATTAGTGGCTAAACATATTTATTTTGTACCGTTCGGCCAAGATAACCCGGTGCAGAAGCCTAATTCGCTTGTTGCCAGAATGGATTTGGTCTTGGAAGCATGCGAAGCTGCCCTATCTGGCAAACAGCTGCAGCCTCTGCTTGTCGAACGTCATTCATGA
- the dpsA gene encoding dipicolinate synthase subunit DpsA yields MLTGVQVLLLGGDARQLEVIRKLTELDATVTVSGFDGLHSSLDGAVQAEFEEQLFESVDALLLPAVGTDDHGIIQSVFSDRQMQLADSHFAKLPKHCTVYTGMAKPYLRQLCEQHSLSLVELFDRDDVAIYNSIPTAEGALMMAIQNTDITIHGSSSMVLGFGRTGFTMARTLQGLGSKVKVGVRRSEQFARAAEMGFEPFYISGLLHHVSNIDLLFNTIPTMIVTAQIIANLPSRAVIIDLASKPGGTDFRFAEKRGIKAMLAPGLPGIVAPKTAGRIIADCLSQLILDDTIKRGNGI; encoded by the coding sequence ATGCTAACAGGCGTTCAAGTGCTGCTGCTTGGTGGTGATGCAAGGCAGCTGGAGGTAATTAGAAAGCTGACTGAGCTTGATGCAACTGTCACAGTTTCGGGTTTTGACGGCTTGCATTCGTCACTCGACGGAGCGGTACAGGCGGAGTTCGAGGAACAGCTTTTTGAATCCGTCGATGCGTTGTTGTTGCCTGCCGTAGGCACTGATGATCATGGGATCATCCAGAGTGTTTTTAGTGACCGACAAATGCAGCTGGCAGACAGCCATTTTGCAAAGCTGCCAAAACATTGCACAGTATATACAGGGATGGCGAAGCCTTATTTGCGTCAGCTATGCGAGCAGCATTCCCTGTCGCTCGTTGAGCTGTTTGACCGTGATGATGTTGCCATATACAATTCAATTCCGACAGCGGAAGGCGCCTTAATGATGGCCATTCAAAATACGGATATTACGATTCATGGGTCTTCTTCTATGGTGCTTGGTTTCGGTAGAACAGGCTTTACAATGGCACGAACGCTTCAAGGTTTGGGGTCCAAAGTGAAGGTCGGTGTACGGCGTTCAGAGCAGTTCGCAAGAGCGGCAGAGATGGGTTTTGAGCCTTTTTACATCAGTGGTTTATTGCATCATGTGAGCAATATTGACTTGCTTTTTAATACAATTCCGACTATGATAGTCACAGCACAAATTATCGCAAATTTACCTTCGCGAGCCGTCATTATTGACCTCGCATCGAAGCCTGGCGGGACAGATTTCCGCTTCGCTGAGAAGCGTGGCATTAAAGCGATGCTCGCACCCGGACTACCCGGTATCGTCGCACCGAAAACAGCTGGACGTATCATAGCGGATTGCTTATCTCAGTTGATTTTGGACGATACGATTAAGCGGGGGAATGGGATATGA
- the dapG gene encoding aspartate kinase has translation MRILIQKFGGTSLSTDHAREHVISHITRERSSGLAVVVVVSAMGRKGDPYATDTLLQVIRDNGDRLPARERDMLLGCGEIISAAALCSLLIASGIPSVVLTGGQAGMITDEQYGQARIKEIRPDKVLHHLREGTVVIVTGFQGSTALGDTTTLGRGGSDTSATALGAALRAEMVDIYTDVNGILTADPRLVEEAKPLPVVSYAEICNMARQGAKVIHPRAVEIAQQARIPLRVRSTFSSETGTLVTDSAELKAELAVKDRHVTGIAHAAGITQISVKAIEGRNDVQLQVFQSMAKHHISVDFINVTPSGAVYTVFDHDAKRAVDVLKECGFAPSAIKGCAKVSVIGGGMNGEPGVMARIVEALTEQGISIMQSADSNTTIWVLVREADMVEALRSLHAKFELHR, from the coding sequence ATGCGCATCCTGATTCAAAAATTCGGGGGCACCTCTCTTTCTACCGATCATGCCAGAGAACACGTAATTAGTCATATTACCAGAGAACGCAGCAGTGGCCTTGCTGTAGTCGTAGTCGTATCTGCTATGGGGCGTAAGGGCGATCCTTACGCAACGGATACCTTGCTTCAGGTTATACGTGATAATGGCGACAGGCTGCCAGCGCGTGAGCGAGATATGCTGCTAGGCTGCGGAGAAATTATTTCCGCAGCCGCTTTATGCAGCTTGCTCATTGCGAGCGGCATTCCTTCCGTTGTCCTAACCGGAGGACAGGCGGGCATGATTACTGACGAGCAGTATGGGCAAGCCCGAATCAAAGAGATTCGGCCAGATAAGGTGCTTCATCATTTACGTGAAGGAACCGTTGTAATCGTAACAGGTTTTCAAGGAAGCACTGCATTAGGAGATACGACAACACTTGGCCGCGGCGGAAGCGATACTTCAGCTACAGCATTAGGTGCCGCGCTTCGCGCTGAAATGGTCGATATTTATACGGATGTTAACGGGATTTTAACGGCGGACCCTAGATTAGTCGAGGAGGCGAAACCGCTTCCTGTCGTAAGCTATGCTGAAATATGCAACATGGCAAGACAAGGAGCTAAGGTTATCCATCCTCGTGCCGTTGAGATTGCTCAGCAGGCTCGTATACCGCTCCGAGTTCGTTCTACCTTCTCAAGTGAAACAGGCACATTAGTAACTGATTCAGCTGAGCTTAAGGCTGAGCTGGCGGTTAAGGATCGTCATGTTACAGGAATTGCCCATGCAGCAGGGATTACTCAAATATCTGTAAAGGCTATTGAAGGCCGAAATGATGTGCAGCTGCAAGTGTTTCAATCTATGGCTAAACATCATATTAGTGTTGATTTTATTAATGTAACGCCAAGCGGTGCAGTTTATACCGTATTTGATCATGATGCTAAACGTGCAGTTGATGTACTGAAGGAATGCGGCTTTGCACCTTCAGCTATTAAAGGCTGTGCTAAAGTATCCGTCATCGGCGGTGGTATGAATGGAGAGCCAGGCGTTATGGCGCGTATCGTGGAAGCGCTGACGGAGCAGGGCATTTCAATCATGCAATCGGCTGATTCTAATACAACGATATGGGTGCTCGTTCGTGAAGCGGATATGGTAGAGGCACTTCGTTCTCTGCACGCGAAGTTCGAGCTTCATCGATAG
- the dut gene encoding dUTP diphosphatase — protein MYQVQFKRLEGNEDIAIPKKMSEWAAGFDLQASVGEPVVLQPGERKLIPTGFAMAMPGELEAQIRPRSGLAYKHGITCLNSPGTIDADYRGEVKVLLVNLGDQPFTITRGERIAQMVFQLVPAVTIIEADELPDTVRGAGGFGHTGV, from the coding sequence TTGTATCAAGTTCAGTTTAAACGATTAGAAGGAAATGAAGATATAGCCATTCCGAAAAAAATGTCCGAATGGGCAGCTGGCTTTGATCTGCAAGCTTCTGTAGGAGAGCCTGTAGTATTGCAGCCAGGCGAGCGTAAGCTTATTCCTACCGGCTTTGCAATGGCAATGCCCGGGGAGCTGGAGGCGCAAATTAGACCGCGCAGCGGCCTTGCGTATAAGCATGGCATTACTTGCTTGAATTCACCAGGAACGATTGATGCGGACTACCGAGGAGAAGTGAAAGTGCTGCTCGTTAATTTAGGCGATCAGCCGTTTACAATTACGCGCGGGGAAAGAATAGCTCAAATGGTATTCCAACTCGTGCCGGCAGTTACGATTATAGAAGCTGACGAGCTGCCTGACACCGTAAGAGGTGCCGGCGGGTTTGGACATACTGGCGTTTAA
- a CDS encoding ClpP family protease, whose amino-acid sequence MNGHTNMQFTSEQPEQPIPDDKKKANAVVETIQQLGQTAAPALTESNIFCMTIIGQVEGHLVLPPQNKTTKYEHLIPQLVAAEQNHKIEGVFIVLNTVGGDVEAGLAIAEMISSLSKPTVTLVLGGGHSIGVPIAVAGDMSFIAETATMTIHPIRLNGLVIGVPQTFEYLDKMQERVVRFVTSHSNVTEHTFKELMFKTGELTRDIGTTVIGSDAVKHGLIDAVGGLGEALKELNRRIEASKLGRIEVNIQ is encoded by the coding sequence ATGAATGGTCACACAAACATGCAGTTTACTTCAGAGCAGCCTGAACAACCTATTCCAGACGATAAAAAAAAGGCGAATGCTGTTGTCGAAACGATTCAGCAGCTTGGTCAGACAGCGGCTCCTGCATTAACGGAATCCAATATCTTTTGTATGACCATCATTGGGCAAGTGGAGGGACATCTCGTTTTGCCTCCGCAAAATAAAACGACTAAATATGAGCATCTTATTCCACAACTCGTAGCAGCTGAACAAAATCATAAAATTGAAGGTGTGTTTATCGTTCTGAATACAGTAGGCGGCGATGTCGAGGCAGGACTCGCAATAGCTGAAATGATTTCATCACTCAGCAAGCCAACAGTAACGCTCGTGCTTGGCGGAGGACATTCCATAGGTGTTCCGATTGCCGTAGCTGGCGATATGTCGTTTATTGCAGAGACAGCAACGATGACGATACATCCCATTCGTCTAAACGGTTTAGTAATCGGTGTACCACAAACCTTTGAATATTTGGATAAAATGCAGGAGCGCGTCGTACGTTTTGTAACCTCGCACTCGAACGTGACGGAACATACATTTAAAGAGCTTATGTTCAAGACGGGGGAGCTTACACGGGATATAGGAACTACGGTTATTGGGTCTGATGCAGTCAAGCATGGTCTGATTGATGCCGTTGGCGGCTTGGGTGAGGCGTTAAAGGAATTAAACCGAAGAATTGAGGCCTCCAAGCTCGGCAGAATTGAGGTGAATATCCAATGA
- a CDS encoding ribonuclease J — MSKKNNQDKLLIFALGGVGEIGKNMYVIQYNNDIVVVDSGLKFPEEDMLGIDIVIPDISYLTENRDKVRGIIITHGHEDHIGGLPYVLKSLNVPLYATKLTLGLIEGKLKEAGLLGETKRILINADSEIQLGTIRASFFRTNHSIPDSVGVSLDTPEGTVVHTGDFKFDHTPVNEQFADLQRIAEIGKRGVLALLSDSTNAERPGYTPSEAQVGDNLEDIFRKSSQRVVVATFASNVHRIQQIINAAIATKRKIAVVGRSMVNVVGIASDLGYLNIPEGMIIEPEEVNKLAADRVVILCTGSQGEPMSALTRMARSTHRKVDILPGDTVIIAATPIPGNERYVGRTVDELFRLGANVIYGNGSVSGVHVSGHGSQEELKLMLNLIKPKYFIPIHGEYRMLRQHAKLGEAIGIERENIFVIDNGDTVEFQNGSGRKGSKVQAGNVLIDGLGVGDVGNIVLRDRKLLSQDGILVVVVTLSKQDGAILSGPDIISRGFVYVRESEGLLDEANRIVTSTLTRLMNDKVNEWASLKTNVKDALGRFLYEQTRRRPMILPIIMEV; from the coding sequence TTGTCTAAGAAGAACAACCAGGATAAATTGCTCATTTTTGCACTAGGCGGAGTTGGCGAGATCGGGAAAAACATGTACGTCATCCAATATAACAATGATATCGTTGTAGTTGACTCAGGACTTAAGTTCCCTGAAGAGGACATGCTCGGAATCGATATTGTTATCCCTGACATCTCTTACCTAACGGAAAATCGCGACAAAGTTCGCGGAATTATTATTACACATGGTCACGAGGATCATATTGGCGGTTTGCCTTATGTACTAAAAAGCTTAAATGTGCCATTATATGCAACAAAACTAACACTCGGACTTATCGAAGGAAAATTGAAGGAAGCGGGCTTGCTCGGAGAAACGAAACGTATTCTCATCAATGCAGATAGCGAAATTCAATTGGGCACGATTCGTGCATCCTTCTTCAGAACGAACCACAGTATTCCAGATTCCGTAGGTGTCAGCTTGGATACACCGGAAGGTACTGTCGTTCATACAGGTGACTTTAAATTTGACCATACGCCGGTGAATGAGCAATTTGCTGACTTGCAGCGTATCGCTGAGATTGGCAAGCGCGGCGTTTTGGCGCTATTGTCAGACAGTACAAATGCAGAACGTCCAGGGTACACGCCATCTGAAGCACAAGTTGGCGACAATCTAGAGGATATTTTCCGCAAATCGTCACAGCGCGTTGTCGTAGCAACTTTTGCTTCCAACGTACACCGGATTCAACAAATTATAAATGCTGCTATTGCAACAAAACGTAAGATTGCGGTTGTTGGCCGCAGTATGGTTAACGTTGTAGGTATTGCTTCTGATCTTGGCTACTTGAATATTCCAGAGGGAATGATTATTGAGCCGGAAGAAGTAAACAAATTAGCTGCTGATCGTGTTGTTATTTTGTGTACAGGCAGTCAAGGCGAGCCGATGTCGGCGCTTACTCGCATGGCACGTTCGACACATCGCAAAGTTGATATTTTACCAGGCGACACCGTCATTATTGCGGCAACACCAATACCGGGCAACGAAAGATATGTTGGTCGTACTGTTGATGAATTATTCCGCCTTGGTGCAAATGTTATTTACGGAAATGGTTCCGTTTCAGGTGTTCACGTATCTGGTCACGGCAGCCAAGAAGAACTTAAGCTTATGCTTAACTTGATTAAGCCAAAATACTTCATTCCTATCCACGGTGAATATCGTATGCTTCGTCAGCATGCGAAGCTTGGAGAAGCAATCGGGATTGAACGCGAGAACATCTTCGTTATTGATAACGGTGATACAGTTGAGTTCCAGAACGGCAGCGGCCGCAAAGGCTCGAAAGTACAAGCAGGAAATGTATTGATTGATGGATTGGGCGTAGGCGATGTTGGTAACATTGTATTGCGTGACCGCAAGCTTTTGTCGCAAGATGGCATTTTGGTCGTTGTTGTTACATTAAGCAAGCAAGATGGCGCGATCTTGTCTGGTCCAGATATTATTTCTCGCGGTTTCGTTTATGTTCGTGAATCCGAAGGTCTTCTTGATGAAGCCAATCGCATCGTAACATCGACGCTTACACGTTTGATGAATGATAAAGTAAATGAATGGGCATCGCTCAAAACGAATGTGAAGGATGCGCTTGGTCGTTTCTTGTACGAGCAGACTCGTCGTCGTCCAATGATTTTGCCAATCATTATGGAAGTTTAA
- a CDS encoding YlzJ-like family protein, translated as MTLYTNMPLEVVLEGFNDEMEQSQEVWSNGVKMQVTPIAPGMGKIIRLIDCSLDDYLNPNLMPGTIVNYK; from the coding sequence ATGACACTTTATACGAATATGCCTCTTGAGGTTGTTCTGGAGGGCTTCAATGACGAAATGGAGCAATCGCAAGAGGTATGGTCAAATGGTGTAAAGATGCAGGTGACTCCCATCGCACCGGGAATGGGGAAAATTATTCGTTTAATAGATTGCAGCCTCGACGACTATCTCAATCCAAATTTAATGCCGGGCACGATTGTGAATTATAAATAA
- the asd gene encoding aspartate-semialdehyde dehydrogenase, with translation MSYQKLFNVAVVGATGAVGEQILKLLASRNFPIRKLKLLSSARSAGTKITFKDQELTVEEAKPESFEGIDIALFSAGGDVTKALAPHAVKHGAVCIDNTNAYRMDENTPLVVPEVNIEKVSEHKGIIANPNCSTIQMVVALKPLQDRFGISRIIVSTYQAVSGAGNLAIDEMLRQTTASLQGEEVNPAILPVGALPVKHQIAFNAIPQIDKFQENGYTLEEMKMVRETKKIMGDESIQVTATCVRIPVVYGHSESLYVELKNDYDLEEVKQLLADAPGVTLVDDPANQQYPLATDAAGKPDVFVGRLRRDLGSDRGLNMWIVSDNLLKGAAWNAVQIAEHIARG, from the coding sequence ATGTCGTATCAGAAATTGTTTAACGTTGCAGTTGTTGGTGCAACAGGCGCAGTAGGAGAACAAATACTGAAATTACTTGCTTCCAGAAACTTCCCGATCCGAAAGCTTAAGCTGTTATCGTCTGCTCGCTCAGCCGGCACAAAAATTACATTTAAAGATCAGGAGCTTACGGTTGAAGAAGCAAAACCGGAAAGCTTCGAAGGTATCGACATCGCTTTGTTTAGTGCAGGAGGCGATGTTACTAAAGCATTGGCTCCACATGCGGTTAAACATGGTGCAGTATGTATTGATAACACCAATGCATACCGCATGGACGAAAACACACCGCTTGTCGTTCCTGAGGTAAATATTGAGAAGGTTAGCGAGCATAAGGGCATAATCGCTAATCCGAACTGCTCAACCATTCAAATGGTAGTAGCTCTTAAACCGCTACAAGACCGTTTTGGCATTTCGCGTATTATCGTTTCCACCTATCAAGCGGTTTCTGGTGCTGGAAATCTTGCCATTGATGAGATGCTTCGTCAAACTACAGCTTCACTTCAGGGTGAAGAGGTAAACCCAGCTATTCTTCCAGTAGGAGCACTGCCGGTTAAGCATCAAATTGCATTTAACGCGATTCCGCAAATTGATAAGTTTCAAGAGAATGGTTATACGCTTGAGGAAATGAAAATGGTTCGCGAAACGAAAAAAATTATGGGTGACGAGTCTATCCAGGTTACAGCTACATGCGTGCGAATTCCTGTCGTTTACGGTCACTCGGAATCTCTATATGTTGAGCTCAAAAACGACTACGATTTGGAAGAGGTTAAGCAGCTGCTTGCAGATGCACCGGGCGTTACGCTCGTTGATGATCCTGCTAATCAGCAATACCCGCTTGCGACTGATGCTGCCGGTAAGCCGGATGTTTTTGTTGGTCGCTTGAGACGTGATCTTGGTTCGGATCGCGGACTTAATATGTGGATCGTCTCCGATAACCTGCTCAAAGGAGCAGCATGGAATGCTGTTCAAATCGCTGAACATATCGCAAGAGGTTAA
- the dapA gene encoding 4-hydroxy-tetrahydrodipicolinate synthase — translation MEFGRLITAMVTPFDADGHIDWETTAKLIDYLIEEQQSDSLVVSGTTGESPTLSDEEKLELFRFAVKHANGRCKIIAGTGSNNTAHSIHLTKDAEAAGVDGILLVAPYYNRPSQEGLYQHFKAIAEATKLPILLYNVEGRTGVNISVETTLRLAQIDNVVATKDCASTDQLTQIISGAPAGFKVYSGDDSATLPALAIGAYGIVSVAGHVVGAQMKQLIEAYVNGNVQEAARINGILHPIFRGLFYCPHPVPNPVAVKFALGLKGLPVGGVRLPLVTVTEAEAAFLRNLLV, via the coding sequence ATGGAATTTGGAAGACTAATTACCGCAATGGTAACCCCATTTGATGCGGACGGTCATATTGATTGGGAAACGACAGCAAAATTAATTGATTATTTGATTGAGGAGCAGCAAAGCGATAGTCTTGTCGTTTCAGGCACGACTGGCGAATCACCTACGCTCTCCGATGAAGAGAAACTGGAACTGTTCCGATTTGCTGTTAAGCATGCGAATGGTCGTTGCAAAATCATTGCTGGTACGGGCAGCAACAACACAGCCCATTCCATCCATCTGACAAAAGACGCAGAAGCAGCGGGCGTTGATGGCATTTTGCTTGTCGCTCCGTATTATAACCGTCCTAGTCAAGAAGGACTTTATCAGCACTTTAAGGCTATTGCTGAAGCAACAAAATTGCCTATTCTTTTGTATAATGTGGAAGGTCGTACGGGAGTCAACATCTCTGTCGAAACGACGCTTCGCTTAGCACAAATCGACAATGTTGTGGCGACAAAAGATTGTGCTTCAACAGATCAATTAACTCAAATTATTAGTGGTGCTCCTGCAGGATTTAAAGTATACAGCGGGGACGACAGTGCTACACTGCCTGCTTTGGCTATTGGCGCTTACGGAATCGTTAGCGTTGCGGGACATGTCGTTGGCGCGCAAATGAAACAATTAATCGAAGCCTATGTGAACGGAAATGTTCAGGAAGCTGCTCGAATAAATGGTATTTTACATCCAATTTTCAGAGGTTTATTCTATTGTCCTCATCCTGTACCTAATCCTGTGGCCGTGAAATTTGCACTTGGCTTAAAAGGTTTGCCAGTTGGAGGAGTTAGACTTCCGCTTGTTACTGTGACCGAGGCTGAGGCCGCATTCTTACGCAATTTACTGGTGTAA